The window GCTCAAGCAGCACCTATTTAGAGATGGAGAATAGTACAGATAAGGCCACTCCGCTCTCTTACCGCAGTTGATAACAAAGCCTTGGGATTAGTGTTGCCTGCCCTGGTGAGTGAATCAACTTGATTTGTATTGCTCAAGACATTTGTAGATGACTTAAATTTGGTATTGTCTGTATCTCTGCGCACCGCTGAATATTTTATCTCTTCATCATGGTCAAAGTCATCATCCAAATATAAACCCCTCTCCTGCAAATATAAtctcatatttttatatatactacGAAGATAACTGTTGCACATGTGTTTCTATTTTAATATTTATGCAGTCGCTAAAACTTTCTACACCCTCCACTAGTtccacacacgcacacacacacagagagaagcaataaattATAAGAATGAGCACAGAGTGAAACATTTATTTACTTTTTAGCGAGAAGGTGTTTGTATCcgaaaacatgcatatttttaCTAAACTGAAGGACCAGAAAGCCCAGTGACTAGAGGCTTACCTCAGCAAGATGCATATCTTTTGTATCTTCTCCCTCTATTTCTCTAGCTATTCTTGAAGCATGCTTTTCAAGCTCTCTCATGTGAGGACCTCTCTCTAGCTTTGTGGTATAAAGTTCTTCATTGAAAGTACTCTTTACCCCAAACAAAGCTGCATTTGTTTCAAACTGGTCCCAGCTCCTAGCACcatattaattattaatagTCATGCTAACATGTATAATATATGAACATTATCCCCAGAGGAGCTAGTACTTTACAAGCAAAAATTTCCAAGGATCTAATAGAGAAATGAATCAGCAGAAAACTTCCAACATAATTTCAATCTTAGTTCACAGTTCCTTGCAAGTTACCAGAAAGTTCAAACATGTTCTGGCAGAGTTCCCATTCAAACAGATGCAAGAGGATTATAGGACATTAACTTGACAAAAAGTGCTTACCATTGACAATCATATATTGACTCCCCATGTATAACCTTTTAAGTAGATTGACATCACATTTAGTGTTCACTATATCAATGTTTTCAAAGTGGAAACTCAAGTCTAGTCGCCTCAGTACCGATTAGGGCGACTTTCCGATTAATCGCGGTTAGAACCAAGTCGCCTTAGTACTGACTAGGACAACTAACCACGACTAATCAGGATTTGTCGGACAACTTGAAAACATTATTATGGCCCTTGTGAAACCAGCTACACATAGCATAAGTATGAAACAAGTAGTCGAAGCTGATGTTATTGCTAATGATCACTAAGTCATCAAACAATCTCTAAATGTGATTGATTATTTCACAACCACCTTGATTTAAATCCAACTTTCACTGATGTGACTTGTAAATCTTAACTTTGTAGCCATACCTGTTCCCCTTTCTGTCATATTTTTCCAATTCGATGCACTCTGAATCCCCTTCATCCGGTGCCCAGCGCTCAAGCTCCCTCTCCTCAGGATAATGAGAGCGAGAAATCGCAGAGTctatcattaagtccttccttTTTTCTTGAGAAGGACCTTTTGGCAGCTCATCTCCACCAAGTGCTACATCCTGAAAGTTCATGACAAATAGTCACAACATAAGAAAGCATAAACTGGACAATGGATCATGAGAAATCGGATAGCAATCAAAAGGAACATATTTGCTACTCACAAAAACCAGTGATCAAACAAACTAAGTATCAATAATGGCAGTTATATAAATTTTTGGGTGAGAACATAAACAGAAAAGCAAGACAACGGTGGGGGATAATACCTTGGCAAGAATTTGGACAAGCTCCCTTCCTGGTATTATCATAGTCTCAGGCTTCTTTACAACATCAGCTGCACTTTTCTGTCCCCTGGCAGAACCATCCTTTATCACCTGTGCCATTTTCATGATAACTCCTACAAAAACACTCTCAAGAGTTATgaccaaaaaaaatatcacacTTGCTCCCTCTAATCAGTATAGTACCAGGATAtgccaaaagaaaataaaaggattCAAAAGTAATGCCAGATAACATATGGAAGCGAGATTTGTTACCTAAGTCTTTGTCAGAGTTTGTTGCATGTAGGATTCCGGAGATAATAGAGCCATTTTTCACATGCACATCCACATGTTGTCCAATAAGTTGTGTCAAAACATATATTAGTCGATCCCTTGAAGGGCTTCCATGTCCTAGTTTGCCTCCATTTTCTAAACACAAATGAAAACGTCATCCATGCAGCATAATAacaaatacaaaacaaataaagTAAGACATGAGGTTTACCTGCACCACTAAAACCACCAGATGAAGATCTCAGCAACTGTGTTTTATTGTCATGCCTTCCACTACCCTCCCTGTCAAGCTTCCGATGGGGAAATCCATTGGCAGAAGCCCTAGGAGGCATAGTTTGCTGTGGGTGATTCATAGCTCCTGCATGAACCACCACAAAAGTTTAAATTTACATAAGGATCAAAAGAAATTCAAGATTGAGTTGAATGCAAAATGAACATGTGTAGATAGCACGCACAAACATTATATTGGTAACTAATTACTTATCACAAATTGATCCAGCATGCTTAAAATGTTGATGTCCTATCTTCATGTTAACTCTAAAAGCACAGTAGTAGTTAGTACTCTAGTATTACATCTAATCATCTAGAGATCATAATGAGCAATTTTCTAGAGGTTCCTTCCATTTTTAAGTGCCTCTGGGTCAAATGTTAACATAATTCCAATCAAACTAACAAGATATGTAGCAGACAGGCCATGGCAAAGGGTACAAAATTCTAACTAAAATGAAATTGCCCATAACTCATTTGGCATCCCAAGAGTGAACGTACAGGAACAGGGTGAGCTAAAAAATCAATAGGGCCCAACAATAAGAAATTCATAAAATGATTGCAAATCCTACTCAATAACATGTGAAAAGTAGCTTCCTCTCCCAAACTTATTATTGTGAGATTCTGTTATGAATCCATATGATTGTGCTAGGTGAACGAATAATGAAGCGACGAGTACAAATAGACCACCAAATCAGTAGTAGCCACAGGAAAGCTGGTTTCACCTCAAGAATGTATGACCACAGCTATTGCATACCGTAACAGAACAACATGCCAGTAAATGAATTGCAACGCACACTCTTGGGAAACACAAATATATACTGGAGCTCCATTATTTGGATTGGATAGAAGCTAACATCATAACAAGATATTTACGAACACAAATCAAATATGTACTAGTAGCAACGCTTCTACCACGCTACACTTTGGCCGCTAGCTGCAGCCCGGAAACCAGAACCGCTTGCACGCAGCCGAAACAACCCGCGGAGCTACAACAGCAcgttgccccccccccccccccgggggtGATAATACAGGTACCAAATGCATCAGATGCGGACAAAAACAGCTCGCGGCAGGCGGAAACAGGCGGAACCCGACCGAAGCAACGGCATTCCCGCGAGCCCCGGGGCGGATCGCGCCTCAGATCTACGCGCCTAGGGTCCAACGCGGgaacgaggcgaggcgaggcgcccGCCCCCCATCCCCGATCCAACCGAACgagcagagagagagggagagagggaggagggcgggAGAAGAGACGGTGGCTGTTACCTGCGCCGCGGAGAAACCCTAGGGTTTCGGGGGGGTCACCGCCGGATCGGTGCGCGTGGGGAACCGGAAGCGGCGCGCGAGCGGGCGAGCGGGaaggcgggcgggcgggcgggcggcggcgacggagggagcGCAGGCTCGGGCGGTGGAAACCCTAGCTTAAGCTCCGGGCGGCGGGAggggggggagaggagagggggtgggtggtgctcgccgccgcagccgccgcggtgAGGGAGGCAAAGGcaaaagggaggaggaggcgaaagACCGAGCGAATCGATGGTCCGCGCGAGgcgaggagtttttttttttcttctggtgTTTGGCTCCGCGGGCGCGAGCTGAGCTGACTCGTCGCGTCGCCTGGCTTGGTGGGGGGGTGGGTCGCGTTGCGTTGTTGCGTGCTAGGTCAGGTCGCGGTGGGTCGTCGGGCTACGCGGCTCGTGTCGTTCGGCTGTGGGGTGTGTGGGCGGCACGTGCCGGGCGCCTGGAAGATTCACACGCCGATCGCAGCAGCTTCTCTGTTTCcatttccccttttcttttttggtttctttttctttttcttctggaAGTGTATTCGGGCTCGTTCTGAAGTGGAATCTCTTGCGCTGACGATTCCGACACGTTTTAACCTGTACGCTAGCCGTGTCATTGCACGTGATAAAAATACGAAATATATACtgtattctctttttttcttttgaaaatttgAGAAAACTACCCATAGCTCACTAAAATACTCATCCGTTTTCAGCAAAACCACTACTTCTATCATGTCAAATTCAACACCAAATAAACTATGCCTCAGGGAATTGGACTAGTTGGGCATATTTATTAAACAAAAACAGTACAAACATAAATGTTCACATAAACTCGTGCACTTATCCCTATAAACACATACCGTACCCCTTATAAGCACCTCTAAAAAGACATAtcttaaatttgactaagtcaCCACGAGCGGCTCGCTATTGATAAATATATCGTCTACCACTAATAGAATTATCAAGCATGCTAATAcaaatataatctaaaataGACTGAGCCATCCCATGGCTTACTCATGGATGGATCCACCTTGGTTTTGACTAGTGGTACATTCGCGATCAACTTTGGTTCATAGTGTACCATGTTATTTCGTATGGCAGTATTCTTTCTTACCGTTTAATATTTTTGTCTTGAATGTTTTTGCTCCCTTTTGCATGTTGAGCTAAGTTGCCTCCCTTGAATTCGATTTTTAGGGAAAATTCAGGGGTTTCATTCATCATTTGTGGTGCCTTCTTCTAATTTGATTGCTAATAAGACAAGTAAAAATCCTcaagttttaaaaattaaaaaatggatttGGCTTATAATTTAAAGTTGAAACAAGTAGGCCATTTTG of the Oryza sativa Japonica Group chromosome 2, ASM3414082v1 genome contains:
- the LOC4329365 gene encoding polyadenylate-binding protein-interacting protein 4 isoform X1, which encodes MNHPQQTMPPRASANGFPHRKLDREGSGRHDNKTQLLRSSSGGFSGAENGGKLGHGSPSRDRLIYVLTQLIGQHVDVHVKNGSIISGILHATNSDKDLGVIMKMAQVIKDGSARGQKSAADVVKKPETMIIPGRELVQILAKDVALGGDELPKGPSQEKRKDLMIDSAISRSHYPEERELERWAPDEGDSECIELEKYDRKGNRSWDQFETNAALFGVKSTFNEELYTTKLERGPHMRELEKHASRIAREIEGEDTKDMHLAEERGLYLDDDFDHDEEIKYSAVRRDTDNTKFKSSTNVLSNTNQVDSLTRAGNTNPKALLSTADEESSSHLFGTDLPVTNNVSQLVSQSQLNKLLPIDESRLDDKLTKDSSGNRDTSNLQTENIISEGGRSSISEDLEVPSSSSHASEPSSSGQAKKSSESLPADSSLSRKVPSSGEYVNSSQGPGSSTSSTSERIAASSVACAPGLSPSSSMGSLSSEKSSLNPNAKEFKLNPNAKSFTPSTSVRPPQPPASDGPYYYANNMPTAPLGPPMFPPAYGGQPMVYNAQPGPSPQGYMHPAGPQLQYGQQMMMGQTRPVYYYAPEMQQYRGRNF
- the LOC4329365 gene encoding polyadenylate-binding protein-interacting protein 4 isoform X2, producing MNHPQQTMPPRASANGFPHRKLDREGSGRHDNKTQLLRSSSGGFSGAENGGKLGHGSPSRDRLIYVLTQLIGQHVDVHVKNGSIISGILHATNSDKDLGVIMKMAQVIKDGSARGQKSAADVVKKPETMIIPGRELVQILAKDVALGGDELPKGPSQEKRKDLMIDSAISRSHYPEERELERWAPDEGDSECIELEKYDRKGNRSWDQFETNAALFGVKSTFNEELYTTKLERGPHMRELEKHASRIAREIEGEDTKDMHLAEERGLYLDDDFDHDEEIKYSAVRRDTDNTKFKSSTNVLSNTNQVDSLTRAGNTNPKALLSTADEESSSHLFGTDLPVTNNVSQLVSQSQLNKLLPIDESRLDDKLTKDSSGNRDTSNLQTENIISEGGRSSISEDLEVPSSSSHASEPSSSGQAKKSSESLPADSSLSRKVPSSGEYVNSSQGPGSSTSSTSERIAASSVACAPGLSPSSSMGSLSSEKSSLNPNAKEFKLNPNAKSFTPSTSVRPPQPPASDGPYYYANNMPTAPLGPPMFPPAYGGQPMVYNAQPGPSPQGYMHPAGPQYGQQMMMGQTRPVYYYAPEMQQYRGRNF